The following proteins are encoded in a genomic region of Xanthomonas citri pv. mangiferaeindicae:
- a CDS encoding oxidoreductase, translated as MGDALQVALVGYGLAGRVFHAPLIAATPGLRLHTVVSRDPDRVHADHPDARVRADPHAVLIDPAIDLVVLASPNATHAPLAIAALAAGRHVVIDKPMAIDLDEAHSVAEAARASGRLLSVFHNRRWDADFLALRALVAAGTLGRIAEVHSHFDRFRPDVPDRWRDRAGPGAGIWLDLGPHLVDQALQLFGLPDAVQADIALQRDAAQVDDWFHVVLRYGRLRVVLHAGALVPGAGLRFAVHGTGGSWFKHGLDPQEAALRAGQRPGGPDWGIDPAPGRLLRVGDDGTVHEAPSSTPAGDYRHYYAGLRAAIADGARLPVALDEALDVMRVLQAGIDSAARGQVVAL; from the coding sequence ATGGGCGACGCGCTGCAGGTCGCGCTGGTCGGGTACGGCCTCGCCGGCCGGGTGTTCCATGCGCCGTTGATCGCGGCCACGCCCGGCTTGCGGCTGCACACGGTGGTCTCCCGCGACCCGGACCGCGTGCACGCCGATCACCCCGATGCGCGCGTGCGCGCCGATCCGCACGCCGTACTCATCGACCCGGCGATCGACCTGGTCGTGCTCGCCTCGCCCAACGCCACCCATGCGCCGCTGGCGATCGCCGCGCTCGCCGCCGGACGTCACGTCGTGATCGACAAACCGATGGCGATCGATCTGGACGAGGCGCACTCCGTTGCCGAGGCCGCACGCGCGTCCGGCCGCCTGCTCAGCGTGTTCCACAACCGGCGCTGGGATGCGGATTTTCTGGCACTGCGCGCACTCGTCGCGGCAGGCACGCTCGGTCGCATCGCCGAGGTCCATTCGCATTTCGACCGCTTTCGGCCCGATGTGCCAGATCGCTGGCGCGACCGCGCCGGGCCCGGCGCAGGGATCTGGCTCGATCTGGGACCGCATCTGGTCGACCAGGCGCTGCAACTGTTCGGCCTGCCCGATGCGGTGCAGGCCGACATCGCACTGCAGCGCGACGCTGCGCAGGTCGACGACTGGTTTCACGTCGTGCTGCGCTACGGCCGTCTGCGCGTGGTGCTGCACGCCGGCGCGCTGGTCCCCGGCGCCGGCTTGCGCTTCGCGGTGCACGGCACCGGCGGCAGTTGGTTCAAGCACGGCCTGGACCCGCAAGAGGCCGCCTTGCGCGCCGGGCAGCGTCCGGGCGGGCCGGATTGGGGAATCGACCCCGCGCCCGGTCGCTTGCTGCGCGTCGGCGATGACGGCACGGTGCACGAGGCGCCCTCGTCCACCCCGGCCGGCGACTATCGCCATTACTACGCCGGCCTGCGTGCGGCGATCGCTGATGGCGCACGCCTTCCGGTCGCGCTCGACGAGGCGCTCGATGTCATGCGGGTGCTGCAGGCCGGCATCGACAGCGCCGCGCGCGGACAGGTCGTGGCGCTGTAG
- a CDS encoding DNA helicase II has protein sequence MDVSHLLDGLNAAQRQAVSAPDSHYLVLAGAGSGKTRVLTHRIAWLNEVFGVPAYGVFAVTFTNKAAAEMRHRVDAQLRNGARGMWIGTFHGLAHRLLRLHWQDAKLPEGFQILDSDDQLRLVKRVVQQLELDDARFPPRQIAWWINAQKDEGKRPQHIQDGGDEWSGVMLKAYALYQERCDRAGLVDFAEILLRAHELLRDTPALLAHYRQRFGHLLVDEFQDTNAIQYAFVRVLAGDTGKVFIVGDDDQAIYGWRGAKVENVQRFLRDYPGAQTIRLEQNYRSSANILGAANAVIAHNPDRLGKQLWTDSGEGDPIDLYAAYNEIDEARYVVERALQWVRDGGSHGDIAVLYRSNAQSRAMEEQLVAEQVPYRVYGGVRFFERAEIKDTLAYLRLIANRDDDAAFERAVNTPPRGIGERTLDEVRRQAREHAIPLWESALRCAQGGGLAGRARNALAGFAQLIDALAGEVAELSLKDKIDHVLARSNLRVHYANESKGSADSRVENLDELVSVASRFVRGDDEESAQLTELVAFLAYAALEAGEGQAQAGEDGVQLMTLHSAKGLEFPLVFLVGLEEGLFPSARTAEESGRLEEERRLAYVGITRARQKLVLTYAEARRLHGQDMFGVPSRFLREIPPALLHEVRPKVQATRATFPQRQRPDYGHASLAPSVGVRLGQSVTHAKFGTGTVTDIEGDGAHARVQVNFDEAGSKWLVMAYANLQPA, from the coding sequence ATGGATGTCTCGCACCTGCTCGATGGGCTGAATGCAGCCCAGCGCCAAGCTGTCTCGGCGCCCGATTCGCACTATCTCGTTCTGGCCGGCGCCGGCAGCGGCAAGACCCGCGTGCTGACGCACCGGATCGCCTGGCTCAACGAAGTGTTCGGGGTGCCGGCCTACGGTGTGTTCGCCGTGACCTTCACCAACAAGGCCGCGGCCGAGATGCGTCACCGCGTGGACGCGCAGTTGCGCAACGGCGCGCGCGGCATGTGGATCGGCACCTTCCACGGCCTGGCGCACCGCCTGCTGCGCCTGCACTGGCAGGATGCGAAGCTGCCCGAGGGCTTCCAGATTCTCGACAGCGACGATCAGCTGCGGCTGGTCAAGCGCGTGGTCCAGCAGCTCGAGCTCGACGACGCGCGCTTTCCGCCGCGGCAGATCGCCTGGTGGATCAACGCGCAGAAGGACGAAGGCAAGCGGCCGCAGCACATCCAGGATGGCGGCGACGAATGGTCGGGCGTGATGCTCAAGGCCTATGCGCTGTACCAGGAGCGCTGCGACCGTGCCGGCCTGGTTGATTTTGCCGAGATCCTGCTGCGCGCACACGAACTGCTGCGCGATACGCCGGCGCTGCTCGCGCACTACCGCCAGCGCTTCGGGCATCTGCTGGTCGACGAGTTCCAGGACACCAACGCGATCCAGTACGCATTTGTGCGCGTGCTCGCGGGCGACACCGGCAAGGTGTTCATCGTCGGCGACGACGACCAGGCGATCTATGGCTGGCGCGGCGCGAAGGTCGAGAACGTGCAGCGCTTCCTGCGCGATTACCCGGGCGCGCAGACGATCCGGCTCGAACAGAACTACCGCTCCAGCGCCAACATCCTGGGCGCGGCCAACGCGGTCATCGCGCACAACCCCGACCGGCTCGGCAAGCAGCTGTGGACCGACAGCGGCGAGGGCGATCCGATCGACCTGTACGCGGCCTACAACGAGATCGACGAGGCGCGCTACGTGGTCGAGCGCGCGTTGCAGTGGGTCCGCGACGGTGGCAGCCACGGCGACATCGCCGTGCTCTACCGCAGCAATGCGCAGTCGCGCGCGATGGAAGAGCAACTGGTCGCTGAGCAGGTGCCCTATCGCGTCTACGGCGGTGTGCGCTTCTTCGAACGCGCCGAGATCAAGGACACGCTGGCCTACCTGCGCCTGATCGCCAATCGCGACGACGACGCCGCGTTCGAGCGTGCGGTCAACACGCCGCCGCGCGGCATCGGCGAGCGCACGCTCGACGAGGTGCGTCGGCAGGCGCGCGAACATGCGATCCCGTTGTGGGAATCGGCGCTGCGCTGTGCCCAGGGCGGCGGTCTGGCGGGCCGCGCCCGCAATGCGCTGGCCGGCTTCGCCCAGCTGATCGACGCGCTGGCCGGCGAGGTCGCCGAGTTGTCGCTCAAGGACAAGATCGATCACGTGCTCGCGCGCTCCAACCTGCGCGTGCATTACGCCAACGAGTCGAAGGGCAGTGCCGATTCGCGGGTCGAGAACCTCGACGAACTGGTCTCGGTCGCCTCGCGCTTCGTGCGCGGAGACGACGAAGAGAGCGCCCAGCTCACCGAACTCGTTGCGTTTCTGGCCTATGCCGCGCTTGAAGCCGGGGAAGGCCAGGCGCAGGCCGGCGAGGATGGCGTGCAGCTGATGACGTTGCACAGCGCCAAGGGCCTGGAGTTCCCGCTGGTGTTCCTGGTGGGGCTGGAGGAGGGGCTGTTTCCGAGCGCGCGCACCGCCGAGGAGAGCGGCCGGCTGGAGGAGGAGCGTCGGCTGGCGTATGTGGGCATCACTCGCGCGCGGCAGAAGCTGGTGCTGACCTACGCCGAGGCGCGCCGCCTGCACGGGCAGGACATGTTCGGCGTGCCGTCGCGCTTCCTGCGCGAGATCCCGCCGGCGCTGCTGCACGAAGTGCGGCCGAAGGTACAGGCCACACGCGCGACGTTCCCGCAGCGGCAGCGCCCCGACTACGGCCATGCCAGCCTGGCGCCGTCGGTCGGTGTGCGCCTGGGCCAGAGCGTGACGCATGCGAAGTTCGGCACCGGCACCGTGACCGACATCGAGGGCGACGGCGCGCATGCGCGCGTGCAGGTCAACTTCGACGAGGCCGGCAGCAAATGGCTGGTGATGGCCTACGCGAATCTGCAGCCTGCCTAG
- a CDS encoding dipeptidyl-peptidase yields MAPQTPSSSRLMSRMRVVVLVALALPLVGHAAEGMWTLDNLPRDALKAQYGFSPDQAWVDHAMQSSVRLAGGCSGSFVSPDGLVLTNAHCVVGCVQGLSSPQRDLQNAGFVAAARGEELQCPAEELNVLRAITDVSARVATAAEGKQGQAYIDARNAEKARIESECVGNAADTTRCDVVELYNGGQQHLYRYHRYSDVRLVFSPEYAVGFFGGDPDNFNFPRYNLDAALLRAYEDGKPANVEHHFTLKPEGAQAGDLVMVTGHPGRTQRQLTVAQLETVRDVSLINTLLWLAERRAMLGEYGRLDEEAARQAQSDLTFTDNSYKVYRGQLQALLDPQVFAAKRAEEARLREGVDATPWREVEAAQVTARQIAVPYMLLEQGRGFDSRLFSIARTLVRGADERAKPNDARLPEFHDAGQGRLRQTLLSTAPVYPAFETAKLTWSLTKLRELLGTDDPLVKSVLGDRSPAQVAKALVEGSTLADVAERERLWTGGAAAIAASDDPFIRLARAVDAPARAVRQRQEAEVGAIESRAATQIAKVRFDKLGTTVYPDATFTLRLSYGDIAGWEENGKAITPFTTMAGVFARNTGAAPYALPQRWLDAQARIAGDTRFNFVSTNDIIGGNSGSPVIDRDARVVGLAFDGNIHSLGGSFWYDPTRNRTVSVHSGAIVEALKSVYGADPLVDELLRK; encoded by the coding sequence ATGGCGCCCCAGACCCCATCATCGTCGCGGCTGATGTCGCGTATGCGCGTCGTCGTTCTCGTCGCACTGGCCCTGCCGTTGGTCGGCCATGCCGCCGAGGGCATGTGGACGCTCGATAATCTGCCGCGCGACGCGCTCAAGGCGCAGTACGGCTTCTCGCCCGATCAGGCCTGGGTCGATCACGCGATGCAGTCGTCGGTGCGCCTGGCCGGCGGCTGCTCGGGCTCGTTCGTCTCGCCCGACGGCCTGGTGCTGACCAATGCCCATTGCGTGGTCGGCTGCGTGCAGGGCTTGTCGTCGCCGCAGCGCGATCTGCAGAACGCGGGCTTCGTCGCCGCTGCCCGCGGCGAAGAGCTGCAATGCCCGGCCGAGGAGCTCAACGTGCTGCGCGCGATCACCGATGTCAGTGCGCGCGTGGCCACGGCCGCCGAGGGCAAGCAGGGTCAGGCTTACATCGACGCGCGCAACGCCGAGAAGGCGCGCATCGAGTCCGAATGCGTCGGCAATGCGGCCGACACCACGCGCTGCGACGTGGTGGAGCTCTACAACGGCGGCCAGCAGCATCTTTACCGCTACCACCGCTATTCGGACGTGCGGTTGGTGTTCTCGCCCGAGTATGCGGTCGGCTTTTTCGGCGGGGATCCGGACAATTTCAATTTCCCGCGCTACAACCTCGATGCCGCGCTGCTGCGCGCCTATGAGGACGGCAAGCCGGCCAACGTCGAACATCACTTCACGCTCAAGCCCGAAGGCGCGCAGGCCGGCGACCTGGTGATGGTCACCGGCCACCCGGGCCGCACCCAGCGCCAGCTCACCGTCGCCCAGTTGGAGACAGTGCGCGATGTCAGCCTGATCAATACCCTGCTGTGGCTGGCCGAGCGCCGTGCGATGCTCGGCGAGTACGGCCGGCTCGATGAGGAGGCCGCCCGCCAGGCGCAATCGGATCTGACGTTCACCGACAACAGCTACAAGGTCTATCGCGGCCAGTTGCAGGCGCTGCTCGATCCGCAGGTGTTTGCCGCCAAGCGCGCCGAGGAAGCGCGGCTGCGCGAGGGTGTCGATGCCACGCCATGGCGCGAGGTTGAGGCCGCGCAGGTCACCGCGCGGCAGATCGCGGTGCCCTACATGCTGCTCGAACAGGGCCGGGGCTTCGACTCGCGGCTGTTCTCGATCGCGCGCACGCTGGTGCGTGGCGCCGACGAGCGCGCCAAGCCCAACGACGCGCGGTTGCCGGAGTTCCACGACGCCGGCCAGGGACGCCTGCGCCAGACGCTGCTGAGCACCGCGCCCGTCTACCCAGCGTTCGAGACCGCCAAGCTCACCTGGTCGCTGACCAAGCTGCGCGAACTGCTCGGCACCGACGACCCGCTGGTCAAGTCGGTGCTTGGCGACCGCTCGCCGGCGCAGGTGGCCAAAGCGCTGGTCGAAGGCTCGACGCTGGCCGATGTCGCCGAGCGCGAACGCCTGTGGACAGGCGGCGCCGCGGCGATCGCGGCGTCCGACGACCCCTTCATCCGGCTCGCGCGTGCGGTCGATGCGCCGGCGCGTGCGGTGCGCCAGCGCCAGGAAGCGGAGGTGGGTGCGATCGAGTCGCGCGCTGCGACGCAGATCGCCAAAGTGCGCTTCGACAAGCTCGGCACGACGGTCTATCCGGATGCGACGTTCACGCTGCGGCTGTCGTACGGCGATATCGCCGGCTGGGAAGAGAACGGCAAGGCGATCACGCCGTTCACGACGATGGCGGGTGTGTTCGCCCGCAACACCGGTGCGGCGCCGTACGCGCTGCCGCAGCGCTGGCTGGATGCCCAGGCGCGGATCGCCGGCGACACGCGCTTCAACTTCGTCAGCACCAACGACATCATCGGCGGCAATTCCGGCAGTCCGGTGATCGATCGCGACGCGCGGGTCGTCGGCCTGGCGTTCGACGGCAACATCCATTCGCTCGGCGGCAGCTTCTGGTACGACCCGACGCGCAATCGCACGGTGTCGGTCCACAGTGGCGCGATCGTCGAGGCGCTGAAGTCGGTGTACGGTGCCGATCCGCTGGTGGACGAACTGCTGCGCAAGTAA
- a CDS encoding sugar hydrolase: MARLGAAMTVAMGAVLGMGAALADPGTVGDKAYGAVDPFIGTGGEGHTYPGATVPFGMVQLSPDTRIQPREKGYDWAAGYRYDDTSIVGFSHTHFSGTGHSDLGDVLLMPTTGPERLERGDPDRPGSGYASRFRHDDEVAQPGYYAVTLDDYRVRAELTTSARAGVHRYTFPAGEDARVLLDLRTSMYDYPGKILWSRLRRMPDGTITGFRETRGWAPGRQLYFAMRFSRPLQGHAFHNTETDILYKGFAPPADRSPGERAQIEGRQLVGTFDFGKLDAPLVVKVAISSVDEAGAIANLDAEVPDFDFDRVRAEARAQWTQALSVLDIDAPEHDRRSAYTALYHTLLGPTLFMDVDGRYRGPDQAIHTADGFAHYSTFSLWDTYRALHPLLTLVQPEKRNADFVDSLLAHRRHSPYGILPVWSFHGQETWTMIGYHAVPVIADAYLKGIRGFDADAALEAMTASASYGPYDGLRQYMELGWVPIDEEGEAASKTLEYAYGDWTIARMAQAMGRDAVARDFARRAANWRNAFDPATGFMRARNRDGSFRVPFDPTASGYGTDYTEGNAWQYSWYVPHDVAGLAAAHGGADALLDKLDAVFEADVDPAIFEHMEDITGLIGWYAHGNEPSHHVAYLYAHAGQPWRTQARLGTIMASQYADRPDGLAGNDDLGQMSAWYLFTALGFYPVAPGSGEYVIGRPFLPRATLDLPNGKRFTIVADGLAEGHGYIGAATLNGQPLRRAFLRHDEILAGGELRFTMQAAPNRDWPGADAEAPYSMSTATVH; the protein is encoded by the coding sequence ATGGCCAGGCTGGGGGCAGCGATGACGGTGGCGATGGGCGCGGTGTTGGGAATGGGGGCGGCACTGGCCGATCCGGGCACGGTGGGTGACAAGGCCTACGGCGCGGTCGATCCGTTCATCGGCACCGGCGGCGAGGGCCATACCTATCCCGGTGCGACGGTGCCCTTCGGCATGGTCCAGCTCAGCCCCGACACCCGTATCCAGCCGCGCGAGAAGGGCTACGACTGGGCCGCGGGGTATCGCTACGACGACACCAGCATCGTCGGCTTCTCGCACACCCATTTCTCGGGCACCGGTCACTCCGACCTCGGCGATGTGCTGCTGATGCCGACCACCGGACCCGAGCGGCTCGAACGCGGCGACCCTGATCGCCCCGGCAGCGGCTACGCCTCGCGTTTCCGCCACGACGACGAGGTGGCGCAGCCCGGCTACTACGCGGTCACGCTCGACGATTACCGCGTGCGGGCCGAACTGACCACCAGCGCCCGTGCTGGCGTGCACCGCTACACCTTTCCGGCGGGCGAGGACGCGCGCGTGCTGCTGGACCTGCGCACGTCGATGTACGACTACCCGGGCAAGATCCTGTGGTCGCGGCTGCGGCGCATGCCCGATGGCACGATCACCGGCTTCCGCGAGACCCGGGGCTGGGCGCCGGGCCGACAGCTGTACTTTGCGATGCGCTTTTCGCGGCCGCTGCAAGGCCATGCCTTCCACAACACCGAGACCGATATCCTCTACAAGGGGTTCGCCCCGCCGGCCGATCGCAGCCCCGGCGAACGCGCGCAGATCGAGGGCCGGCAGCTGGTCGGGACCTTCGATTTCGGCAAGCTCGACGCGCCGCTGGTAGTCAAGGTCGCGATCTCGTCGGTCGACGAGGCCGGCGCGATCGCCAACCTCGACGCGGAAGTGCCGGATTTCGACTTCGACCGCGTGCGCGCCGAGGCGCGGGCGCAGTGGACGCAGGCGTTGTCTGTACTCGACATCGATGCGCCCGAGCACGATCGCCGCAGCGCCTACACCGCGCTCTACCACACGCTGTTGGGCCCGACGCTGTTCATGGACGTCGATGGGCGCTATCGCGGACCGGATCAGGCGATCCATACCGCCGACGGCTTCGCTCACTACTCGACGTTCTCGCTGTGGGACACCTATCGCGCACTGCATCCACTGCTGACCCTGGTGCAGCCGGAGAAGCGCAATGCCGATTTCGTCGACTCGCTGCTCGCGCACCGCCGCCACAGCCCGTACGGGATCCTGCCGGTGTGGTCGTTCCATGGCCAGGAGACCTGGACGATGATCGGCTACCACGCGGTGCCGGTGATCGCCGACGCGTACCTGAAAGGCATCCGCGGCTTCGATGCCGACGCCGCGCTCGAGGCGATGACCGCCAGTGCGTCCTACGGCCCCTACGACGGGTTGCGCCAGTACATGGAACTGGGCTGGGTGCCGATCGATGAAGAAGGCGAGGCCGCCTCGAAGACCCTCGAGTACGCCTACGGCGACTGGACGATCGCGCGGATGGCCCAGGCGATGGGGCGCGACGCGGTCGCGCGCGATTTCGCTCGGCGCGCGGCGAACTGGCGCAACGCCTTCGATCCTGCGACCGGCTTCATGCGCGCCCGCAACCGCGACGGCAGCTTCCGGGTGCCGTTCGACCCGACCGCCAGCGGCTACGGCACCGATTACACCGAGGGTAATGCCTGGCAGTACTCCTGGTACGTGCCGCATGACGTCGCCGGTCTGGCGGCCGCCCACGGCGGGGCGGACGCGCTGCTCGACAAGCTGGACGCGGTGTTCGAGGCCGATGTCGACCCGGCGATCTTCGAGCACATGGAGGACATCACCGGGTTGATCGGCTGGTATGCCCACGGCAACGAGCCCAGCCACCATGTGGCCTATCTCTATGCGCATGCCGGCCAGCCCTGGCGCACCCAGGCACGCCTGGGGACGATCATGGCGAGCCAGTACGCCGACCGGCCCGACGGCCTGGCGGGCAACGACGACCTGGGCCAGATGTCGGCCTGGTACCTGTTCACCGCACTGGGCTTCTACCCGGTCGCACCGGGCAGCGGCGAGTACGTGATCGGCCGGCCGTTCCTGCCGCGCGCCACGCTCGACCTGCCCAACGGCAAGCGCTTCACCATCGTCGCCGACGGTCTGGCGGAAGGCCACGGCTACATCGGCGCGGCGACGCTCAACGGCCAGCCGCTGCGGCGCGCATTCCTGCGTCACGACGAGATCCTGGCCGGCGGCGAGCTGCGCTTCACCATGCAGGCCGCCCCCAACCGCGATTGGCCCGGCGCGGACGCCGAGGCGCCGTACTCGATGAGCACCGCAACAGTCCACTGA
- a CDS encoding universal stress protein UspA, protein MYRNILVATDGSELAARGVEHAATLAAGLGASLTIVTVSEPWNTALTDPSGLVGFDEFLKDYRAAAQARADDVLAAAKQAASRHGVEATTLFVAEQPPADAILETAQARGIDVVVMASHGRRGLGRLLLGSQTQAVVARSELPVLIVR, encoded by the coding sequence ATGTACCGCAACATCCTTGTCGCCACCGATGGATCCGAACTCGCCGCACGCGGTGTCGAGCACGCGGCCACGCTCGCCGCAGGCCTCGGTGCGTCGCTGACCATCGTCACCGTGTCCGAGCCCTGGAACACCGCGCTGACCGATCCCAGTGGGCTGGTCGGCTTCGATGAATTCCTCAAGGACTACCGCGCCGCGGCCCAGGCCCGTGCCGACGACGTGCTCGCCGCCGCGAAGCAGGCCGCATCGCGGCATGGGGTCGAGGCCACAACGCTGTTCGTGGCCGAGCAGCCGCCAGCCGATGCGATCCTCGAGACCGCGCAGGCGCGCGGCATCGACGTCGTGGTGATGGCCTCCCACGGGCGCCGGGGGTTGGGCCGGCTGTTGCTCGGCAGCCAGACCCAGGCGGTCGTGGCGCGCAGCGAGCTACCGGTGCTGATCGTGCGATGA